The following proteins are co-located in the Leptospira weilii genome:
- a CDS encoding ParA family protein: protein MNIITLANLKGGVAKTTTAINLSIQLREKRKRVLCMDLDLNNNLTDFFLRGVREEELDERNIYHALLEQKEIEACVYETRFPGIEVLPATISLGKITEDLGSDPRVLGSFAEKLKKLEYDFVIIDTPVYLSLELRFALWIADMVLYPVRPSRWNFQGTKTLLGEIESIYEEYREAEEKSKGVKTLLVPSIASKGKKETERILSLRKKYEVSNTVIWKLSAIEAATETGKALKENTKGYELFEELTNEVLRNLKGGKR, encoded by the coding sequence ATGAATATTATCACGCTTGCGAATTTGAAAGGCGGGGTTGCAAAGACAACGACCGCGATTAATCTATCCATCCAGTTACGGGAGAAGAGAAAGAGAGTCCTTTGTATGGACTTGGATTTGAACAACAACCTAACTGACTTTTTTCTTCGTGGAGTGAGAGAGGAGGAATTGGACGAAAGGAACATATATCACGCGCTACTCGAACAAAAAGAAATCGAGGCTTGTGTGTATGAGACCCGATTTCCGGGGATTGAAGTACTACCGGCGACAATATCTTTAGGGAAGATCACGGAGGACTTAGGAAGTGACCCGAGAGTGTTGGGATCATTTGCGGAGAAGTTAAAGAAACTTGAATATGATTTTGTAATCATCGATACGCCGGTGTATTTGAGTTTGGAGCTGAGATTTGCGCTTTGGATAGCGGATATGGTATTGTATCCGGTGAGGCCTTCCCGGTGGAACTTTCAAGGAACAAAGACGTTACTGGGGGAAATAGAAAGTATATACGAAGAGTATCGGGAAGCGGAAGAAAAAAGCAAGGGAGTAAAGACCTTACTTGTCCCCTCGATTGCGAGTAAGGGAAAGAAGGAAACGGAGAGGATCTTGAGCTTGAGAAAGAAATACGAAGTATCCAATACAGTGATATGGAAGTTGTCTGCAATTGAAGCGGCCACAGAGACGGGAAAGGCTTTAAAGGAAAACACAAAGGGATACGAGTTATTTGAGGAGTTAACGAACGAAGTATTAAGAAACTTAAAAGGGGGTAAAAGATGA
- a CDS encoding tyrosine-type recombinase/integrase: MPPYMPKEEITRLKTETDLLALIRGYGIELKKHGLNWLGRCPFHEDKTPSFVVTPTKNLWHCMGACQTGGSAIDFLMKKEGIGFNEAAQVLKENLTKSTGLGNKKPAPPLALSRELGRKIPTTEGLGEEEREIIFNALSYYQSTLRESRIALSYLNTRKVGSEESITKFKLGYCDGRMGRTLPVRQSGIGVKVRDVLKDFGILSENGQEYFRGRIVIPIFTRTGEVCGMYGRRIIPSKSGSPDHLYIPGRHLGIWNEEDAFAKNELVLCESLLDALTYWENGIRNVTCSYGVEGYTQELHERILEKGIEKIYISYDGDGAGDKGAKNVHLKLKSEGITTYRVLFPLGMDVNEVAVRSEEPQDKLLRLLEESPLYGEEDFETRQQKPERAIDAAAEGISLKENGEENTPPYPTKQEDQPEIKITKEEVEVNFGERKYLAKGLFRNTLETLKVTLKVSQKERYHVDTVDLLSYKGRTAYISTASNELNQKEETIKREIGRLINILEEVLNEKEKERNVKTEVELTPEERAQAIRYLEDEKLLTNIILDFERCGLVGERINSLVGYLASITRRTENPLAIIIQSSSSAGKSTLMDSILDFVPEEEKEKYSAMTGQSLFYMSSKNLKNKVLAISEEEGAERAKYALKILQSEKKISIASAMKDPTTGRTVTEEYSVEGPVVIFLTTTNLEIDEELENRCLILTVNEGREQTRTILEIQREQETLEGIVKKRDTDKILTLHKNLQRILRPLVVVNPYAKELKFPDTKLRMRRDQRKVLTLIKSIALLHQYQREKKIGTDEKGERFEYIEVERKDMELGSILASKILGRTLEELTPQTKEVLYSLHAMVTKESEEQKLTKSEVRFTRRQARERLGMSDTRLRVHLRRLEELEYLIVRSGRQGQIAEYELLYEGEGKEGEEFALGLSFPEERETGGYRSQVMSLKNKNDGKDIAHNQKHKRLAVVKDYFTWLVKKRELLVNPSLDWEIPKFVKSSIPHNVLSVEEAERILSLPDVSDVFGLRDRAMLEVIYSTGIRRMELGNLSLSDIDFATNTLLVREGKGKKSRLIPISDRALSWVKKYLEKGRPVLSHNEEEKSLYLNKYGFKMDVNNITSLFSGYRKAAGVEKRQSVHIFRHTTATGMLDNGADIRHVQEMLGHANLSTTQIYTHVAIRKLKEVYDKTHPSLHTPDSSSLVGGASPQKEELEAKDKTKTQEEPNTS; this comes from the coding sequence ATGCCGCCCTACATGCCAAAAGAAGAGATTACCCGCCTAAAAACGGAAACGGACCTGCTTGCGTTGATACGCGGATATGGAATCGAGCTAAAAAAACACGGGCTGAACTGGCTGGGAAGATGCCCGTTCCACGAAGACAAAACGCCTTCGTTTGTCGTAACCCCTACAAAGAACTTGTGGCACTGCATGGGAGCCTGCCAGACGGGAGGAAGCGCGATCGATTTTCTCATGAAGAAAGAGGGAATCGGCTTTAACGAAGCGGCCCAAGTGCTGAAAGAGAATCTCACGAAAAGTACGGGACTTGGGAACAAGAAACCAGCCCCGCCGCTTGCGTTGTCAAGGGAACTGGGAAGAAAGATCCCGACGACGGAAGGACTGGGAGAAGAAGAACGGGAAATCATCTTCAACGCATTGAGTTACTACCAAAGTACGCTAAGAGAAAGTAGAATCGCGCTTTCGTATCTGAATACAAGGAAAGTGGGAAGCGAGGAATCGATCACCAAATTCAAGTTAGGCTACTGTGACGGAAGAATGGGAAGAACGTTACCGGTAAGACAAAGCGGAATCGGAGTCAAGGTGAGAGACGTGTTGAAGGACTTTGGAATCTTGAGCGAGAACGGACAAGAGTATTTCCGGGGAAGAATCGTAATCCCGATCTTTACGCGCACGGGGGAAGTGTGCGGGATGTATGGAAGAAGAATCATCCCGAGTAAATCGGGCTCCCCGGATCATTTGTATATCCCTGGAAGACATTTGGGAATCTGGAATGAAGAAGACGCGTTTGCAAAGAATGAGCTAGTACTTTGCGAATCGCTACTCGACGCGTTGACGTATTGGGAGAACGGAATCCGAAACGTGACTTGCAGTTACGGAGTGGAAGGATATACCCAAGAACTGCACGAAAGGATTTTAGAGAAAGGGATAGAGAAGATATATATTTCGTATGACGGGGACGGCGCGGGAGACAAGGGAGCAAAGAATGTCCACCTCAAATTAAAGAGTGAGGGAATCACAACGTATCGAGTATTGTTCCCGCTGGGAATGGATGTAAATGAAGTGGCGGTGCGAAGTGAAGAGCCTCAAGACAAGTTGTTACGACTGTTGGAAGAAAGTCCGTTGTATGGAGAAGAGGACTTCGAGACAAGACAACAAAAACCGGAAAGGGCAATCGATGCGGCCGCCGAAGGGATTTCCTTAAAGGAAAATGGAGAAGAGAATACCCCGCCATACCCAACAAAACAAGAAGACCAACCGGAAATAAAGATCACAAAGGAAGAAGTGGAAGTAAACTTTGGAGAGAGAAAGTATTTAGCAAAAGGCCTCTTTCGCAATACATTAGAAACATTGAAAGTGACGCTCAAGGTGAGCCAAAAAGAAAGATACCACGTAGACACAGTGGACTTACTCAGTTACAAAGGCAGAACGGCATATATATCAACTGCTTCGAATGAGTTAAACCAAAAAGAGGAAACGATCAAGAGAGAAATCGGAAGACTCATCAATATCTTGGAAGAGGTATTGAACGAGAAAGAAAAGGAAAGAAACGTAAAGACGGAAGTGGAGTTAACTCCGGAAGAAAGGGCCCAAGCGATCCGGTATTTGGAAGACGAGAAACTGCTAACCAATATCATCCTGGACTTTGAAAGATGCGGACTTGTGGGAGAGAGAATCAATTCTTTAGTTGGATATCTCGCGAGTATTACAAGAAGAACGGAGAACCCGCTTGCCATTATTATACAAAGCTCCTCGAGTGCGGGTAAGTCGACCCTAATGGACTCTATCCTTGATTTTGTACCGGAAGAAGAGAAAGAGAAGTATTCGGCGATGACCGGCCAAAGCCTTTTCTATATGTCCTCGAAGAATTTAAAGAACAAGGTGTTAGCGATATCGGAAGAAGAAGGAGCGGAACGGGCGAAATACGCGTTAAAGATACTCCAGAGTGAAAAGAAAATCAGCATTGCGAGTGCCATGAAAGACCCGACGACGGGAAGAACGGTGACGGAAGAATACAGCGTGGAAGGCCCAGTCGTGATCTTTCTCACAACCACAAACTTAGAGATTGATGAGGAGTTAGAAAACAGATGCCTCATCTTGACGGTAAACGAAGGAAGAGAACAGACAAGAACGATACTCGAAATCCAAAGAGAGCAAGAGACCTTAGAGGGAATCGTAAAGAAACGAGACACAGACAAGATACTAACGCTTCACAAGAATCTACAAAGGATCCTTCGTCCTTTAGTGGTTGTGAATCCGTATGCAAAAGAGTTAAAGTTTCCGGATACGAAACTCCGGATGCGCCGGGATCAAAGAAAGGTTCTCACGCTCATCAAATCGATCGCACTTCTTCATCAATACCAAAGAGAGAAAAAGATCGGAACCGACGAGAAGGGAGAGAGATTCGAATACATCGAGGTGGAAAGAAAAGACATGGAGCTTGGAAGTATTCTCGCCTCGAAGATCTTGGGAAGGACGCTCGAAGAGTTAACGCCGCAGACCAAGGAAGTATTGTATTCACTTCACGCAATGGTTACAAAAGAAAGTGAGGAACAAAAGCTTACCAAGAGTGAAGTGAGATTCACAAGACGTCAAGCGAGAGAGAGACTCGGAATGAGCGATACGAGACTTAGAGTCCACTTGAGGCGACTGGAGGAATTGGAATACTTGATCGTACGAAGCGGACGACAGGGCCAAATAGCGGAATATGAACTTTTGTATGAAGGAGAAGGAAAGGAGGGAGAAGAATTTGCCCTTGGGCTATCTTTCCCCGAAGAAAGAGAAACGGGAGGATACCGCAGTCAAGTGATGAGTTTAAAGAACAAGAATGACGGAAAGGATATCGCTCACAATCAGAAGCACAAGAGACTTGCGGTAGTGAAGGACTATTTTACGTGGCTTGTAAAAAAGCGAGAGTTGCTTGTGAATCCTTCCCTTGACTGGGAAATTCCTAAGTTTGTGAAAAGTAGCATACCGCACAACGTGCTGAGTGTGGAAGAAGCGGAGAGAATCTTGTCATTACCGGATGTAAGCGACGTATTTGGGCTAAGAGACAGAGCGATGCTTGAGGTGATCTATTCGACCGGAATCCGCAGGATGGAACTTGGGAATCTTTCTTTAAGCGATATTGACTTTGCAACCAATACGCTGCTTGTGAGGGAGGGCAAGGGCAAGAAGAGCCGACTGATTCCGATCAGTGACCGTGCACTAAGTTGGGTGAAGAAGTATTTAGAGAAGGGCCGCCCCGTGTTATCACACAATGAGGAAGAGAAGAGTCTGTATTTAAACAAGTATGGCTTCAAGATGGATGTAAATAATATTACGAGTTTATTTTCCGGGTATCGCAAAGCGGCGGGAGTGGAAAAGAGACAGTCGGTACATATCTTCCGGCATACGACAGCAACCGGGATGCTTGACAACGGGGCGGACATACGACATGTACAAGAAATGCTTGGGCACGCGAATTTGAGCACGACTCAAATCTACACGCACGTAGCGATCCGCAAGCTGAAAGAGGTATATGACAAGACTCATCCGTCACTGCATACTCCGGATTCAAGTTCACTTGTGGGAGGGGCTTCTCCTCAAAAAGAAGAACTTGAAGCAAAGGACAAGACCAAAACTCAAGAAGAACCGAATACGAGTTAG
- a CDS encoding ParB N-terminal domain-containing protein — protein sequence MKAEEKAKGTKKETSSKVSLEEKAKEWMEAQESTPRPGSTFGKQYIPKGITLNPIVKMVKPESLKPNPRNDFDHLSEEEYANLKENIALNGILDALTARKDGTLVTGENRYRIALELKEHEDENVRRRIENIPVRYYMNELTLEEEYDILEGDNLFRRHLTSEQRKERLKRRILRKYKDELVQDNRGGDRKSESSKKEGENFKVEETKQERVLDSEILSEEKLGSLFKETDGMSGSELGLFFGEVGALEEQAKESKVHPDLLIGNSGKDLGKKESSLAGSGSGKSNYEGHSLIEKPKKELAKKISEEERIPLGTARNYVSELKKELKTKDPKQTTKKEKPAKKDEGKKSPRQIEQAKVKEFQKKYGKMSASGKKTEVSRLVGRLIQLRKKKEKLDVEIAAYHRGYSEIVEKLTAVGEKKRVWEVSK from the coding sequence ATGAAAGCGGAAGAGAAAGCAAAAGGAACAAAGAAAGAGACCTCCTCCAAAGTTTCCTTAGAAGAGAAGGCGAAAGAGTGGATGGAAGCGCAAGAGTCCACTCCCCGGCCCGGATCCACATTTGGGAAACAGTATATACCGAAGGGGATTACTCTCAATCCGATCGTGAAGATGGTGAAGCCTGAGAGTTTGAAGCCAAATCCGAGAAACGACTTTGACCACTTAAGTGAGGAAGAATATGCAAATCTCAAAGAGAACATTGCGCTAAATGGAATCTTGGATGCGTTAACCGCAAGAAAGGACGGGACACTTGTCACGGGAGAGAACCGATACCGGATAGCTTTAGAGTTAAAGGAGCACGAAGACGAGAACGTGCGGCGTCGAATCGAGAACATACCGGTTCGATATTATATGAACGAGTTAACGCTTGAGGAGGAATACGACATACTCGAAGGAGACAATTTATTTCGAAGACATTTAACCAGTGAGCAGAGAAAGGAGCGGCTAAAGAGAAGAATCCTTCGCAAATACAAAGATGAACTTGTACAAGACAACCGAGGTGGGGACAGAAAGAGCGAGTCGTCTAAAAAAGAAGGAGAGAATTTCAAGGTAGAAGAAACAAAACAAGAGAGGGTTTTAGATTCAGAAATATTAAGCGAAGAGAAGTTAGGAAGTTTATTCAAAGAAACGGATGGAATGTCCGGAAGTGAGCTTGGGTTATTCTTCGGTGAAGTTGGCGCCTTAGAGGAGCAAGCGAAAGAATCAAAAGTTCACCCCGATCTTTTGATCGGTAATTCTGGAAAGGATTTGGGAAAGAAGGAATCTTCTCTTGCTGGAAGCGGTTCTGGAAAATCAAACTATGAGGGTCATAGTTTGATCGAGAAGCCTAAAAAAGAGTTAGCTAAAAAGATATCGGAAGAAGAGAGAATTCCACTTGGAACCGCAAGGAATTATGTTTCCGAATTAAAGAAAGAGTTAAAAACCAAAGACCCGAAGCAAACCACAAAGAAAGAGAAACCGGCCAAGAAGGATGAAGGCAAGAAGAGTCCGAGACAAATCGAGCAAGCGAAGGTGAAGGAGTTTCAAAAGAAGTATGGGAAGATGAGCGCATCGGGCAAGAAAACGGAAGTGAGCCGCTTGGTAGGAAGGCTCATACAGCTTCGAAAGAAGAAAGAGAAGTTGGACGTAGAAATAGCGGCTTACCATCGGGGCTATTCGGAGATTGTAGAAAAGCTCACAGCAGTCGGAGAAAAGAAGCGGGTTTGGGAGGTGTCTAAATGA
- a CDS encoding helix-turn-helix domain-containing protein gives MKKKSRATQTNEFPTRLKELRIQKGFSQEDLAKMVGLHKNHIGRYERGDSQPTADKIRKLADTLGVSGDVLLGNTTQDQAKIQIGDRDLLNLFSEVEKLSSEDKEKVSDFLDAFLMKRKMKQMVGR, from the coding sequence ATGAAAAAGAAGTCCCGCGCTACCCAAACAAACGAATTCCCTACACGGCTCAAAGAGTTAAGAATTCAAAAAGGATTCTCTCAGGAAGATCTTGCGAAAATGGTAGGTCTTCACAAAAATCATATCGGACGGTATGAGCGTGGAGATTCTCAACCCACTGCCGACAAGATCAGAAAACTCGCGGATACACTTGGTGTATCCGGAGACGTTTTACTAGGAAACACAACACAAGATCAGGCTAAAATTCAGATAGGAGACAGAGACCTTTTGAATCTTTTTAGTGAAGTTGAAAAGTTGTCCAGTGAGGATAAAGAAAAGGTCAGCGACTTTCTCGACGCATTCCTCATGAAACGAAAAATGAAACAAATGGTCGGAAGATAA
- a CDS encoding type II toxin-antitoxin system RelE/ParE family toxin, producing the protein MNFKVFTLPKFDKQAKRLIKKFPSLKKEISGLIESLKTNPIQGTKIALDCYKIRLSIASKGKGKSGGARVITHFLVKDTAVFLMLIYDKAEQENVSNAEIEELLKEINIPL; encoded by the coding sequence ATGAACTTTAAAGTTTTTACTCTGCCTAAATTCGACAAGCAAGCAAAAAGGCTCATTAAAAAGTTTCCTTCCCTCAAAAAAGAAATCTCCGGACTCATCGAGTCTCTGAAAACAAATCCGATCCAAGGCACTAAAATCGCTTTAGACTGTTACAAGATCCGTCTCTCAATCGCCTCAAAAGGTAAAGGAAAATCCGGCGGTGCAAGAGTCATCACTCACTTTCTCGTGAAAGACACTGCCGTCTTTCTCATGCTCATCTACGACAAGGCCGAACAAGAAAACGTCTCTAACGCCGAAATCGAAGAACTTTTGAAAGAAATAAACATTCCTCTTTGA